Proteins encoded together in one Passer domesticus isolate bPasDom1 chromosome 6, bPasDom1.hap1, whole genome shotgun sequence window:
- the GALC gene encoding galactocerebrosidase isoform X2, with protein sequence MGCAALLWGTILLACSCGPGPPGVGAAPLSTATYVLDDANGLGREFDGIGAVSGGGATSRLLVNYPEPYRSEILDYLFKPNFGASLHILKVEIGGDAQSTDGTEPSHMHYENDENYFRGYEWWLMKEAKKRNPNIKLIGLPWAFPGWIGKGENWPYDYPDITAYYIVSWILGAKQYHDLDIDYIGIWNERAFSSKYIKVLRHSLDRLGLWNIGIIAADGDWNISNEMIVDPYLNDAIEVVGAHYPGTKTVKNAILTGKKLWSSEDYSTFNNDVGAGCWARILNQNYVNGNMTSTIAWNLVASYYEELPFGRCGLMTAQEPWSGHYKVESPIWITAHTTQFTQPGWSYLQVDGHLEGGGSFVALTDGLGNLTIIIETMSHNHSKCIRPPLPNFNVIPQRATFYLRGSFYMVETLQVWHSRLDFESGKSSLFQQLNPLQVWKGRFSIDLNVDEVYTLTTLKTGWKCGYPEPPPPQPFPCIYSDDFNIRNPPFSEAPNFADQTGVFEYFVNASDPGDHVFTLRQVVVQRPITWVSDADQTISVIGNFKWVNMTVTCDIYIEKPRDGGVFIAGRVDNGGIYVRDSKGVFFWVFADGTYRVTSDLAGREILMKGLAGVRDNAWHTLTLNIQGNSASGLLNGYPLWENVTVSNPKNGWAALGTRSFEFAQFDNFHVEAC encoded by the exons ATGGGCTGCGcggctctgctctggggcacgATCCTGCTGGCCTGCAGCTGCGGCCCGGGGCCCCCCGGGGTCGGTGCCGCTCCGCTCTCGACGGCCACCTACGTGCTGGACGATGCCAacgggctgggcagggagtTCGACGGGATCGGGGCTGTCAGCGGCGGCGGG gCCACATCTAGACTCCTGGTGAACTACCCAGAGCCTTATCGCTCTGAGATTTTAGACTATCTGTTCAAG CCAAATTTTGGTGCTTCTTTACATATTCTCAAGGTAGAGATTGGAGGTGATGCACAGTCGACAG ATGGTACTGAACCCTCCCATATGCACTATGAAAATGATGAGAACTACTTCCGGGGCTATGAATGGTGGCTGATGAAAGAAGCTAAAAAGAGGAACCCCAACATTAAACTGATTG GGTTACCTTGGGCATTTCCAGGATGGATAGGGAAGGGTGAAAATTGGCCCTATGACTATCCAGATATCACTGCTTACTATATTGTTTCTTGGATATTAGGAGCAAAACAGTATCATGATTTGGACATTGATTATATTGGG ATATGGAATGAAAGGGCATTTAGTAGCAAATACATTAAG GTGCTTCGACATTCTTTGGACAGACTGGGTCTATGGAACATTGGCATCATCGCTGCGGATGGAGATTGGAACATCTCAAATGAGATGATAGTTGATCCCTATCTTAATGATGCTATTGAGGTAGTCGG AGCTCATTATCCTGGGacaaaaacagtgaaaaatgcCATATTAACTGGGAAGAAACTGTGGTCATCAGAAGATTACAGTACTTTCAATAATGACGTTGGTGCAGGCTGCTGGGCTCGGATCCTGAACCAAAACTATGTGAATGGAAACATGACCTC AACAATTGCATGGAACTTGGTGGCTAGTTATTATGAGGAGCTGCCCTTTGGTAGATGTGGATTAATGACAGCACAGGAGCCATGGAGTGGCCACTATAAAGTTGAATCTCCTATCTGGATTACAG CACACACCACACAGTTTACTCAGCCTGGCTGGTCATACTTGCAAGTGGATGGACACTTGGAAGGAGGTGGCAGTTTTgtagctctgacagatggcctAGGGAACCTTACCATCATCATTGAAACTATG agtcATAATCACTCTAAATGTATCAGGCCCCCATTGCCAAATTTCAATGTTATACCTCAGAGAGCAACTTTCTACCTCAGAGGGTCATTT TATATGGTAGAAACCCTTCAAGTATGGCATTCCAGACTTGATTTTGAATCTGGAAAGTCCAGTCTTTTCCAGCAACTCAATCCTTTACAG GTATGGAAGGGAAGATTTTCTATAGACCTAAATGTGGATGAAGTCTACACTTTAACCACACTCAAGACAGGATGGAAATGTGGTTACCcagagcctcctcctcctcagcccttTCCTTGCATTTACAGTGATGATTTCAACATAC GTAACCCACCTTTCAGTGAAGCCCCAAATTTTGCAGATCAGACAGGTGTATTTGAATACTTTGTAAATGCTTCTGACCCAGGAGATCATGTGTTCACACTCCGCCAGGTGGTGGTTCAGCGGCCCATCACTTGGGTTTCTGATGCAGACCAGACCATCAGTGTCATAGGAAATTTTAAGTG GGTAAACATGACAGTCACTTGTGACATCTACATAGAAAAACCTCGTGATGGAGGCGTGTTTATTGCAGGAAGAGTTGACAATGGTGGGATATACGTGCGAGATTCCAAAGGAGTTTTCTTCTGGGTTTTTGCAGATGGCACATACAGAGTCACTAGTGACCTAG CTGGAagagaaatattaatgaaaggACTTGCTGGTGTCCGGGATAATGCATGGCACACACTTACTCTCAACATTCAG ggCAACTCGGCCTCAGGACTGTTGAATGGTTATCCACTCTGGGAGAATGTCACCGTTTCCAACCCAAAGAATGGCTGGGCTGCCCTTGGAACTCGCTCCTTTGAGTTTGCACAGTTTGACAACTTTCATGTTGAAGCTTGCTGA
- the GALC gene encoding galactocerebrosidase isoform X3, with product MGCAALLWGTILLACSCGPGPPGVGAAPLSTATYVLDDANGLGREFDGIGAVSGGGATSRLLVNYPEPYRSEILDYLFKPNFGASLHILKVEIGGDAQSTDGTEPSHMHYENDENYFRGYEWWLMKEAKKRNPNIKLIGLPWAFPGWIGKGENWPYDYPDITAYYIVSWILGAKQYHDLDIDYIGIWNERAFSSKYIKLLRYTLDKHGLEQVRIIASDRLWEPISFVMMIDSELHGVVDVIGAHYPGTKTVKNAILTGKKLWSSEDYSTFNNDVGAGCWARILNQNYVNGNMTSTIAWNLVASYYEELPFGRCGLMTAQEPWSGHYKVESPIWITAHTTQFTQPGWSYLQVDGHLEGGGSFVALTDGLGNLTIIIETMSHNHSKCIRPPLPNFNVIPQRATFYLRGSFYMVETLQVWHSRLDFESGKSSLFQQLNPLQVWKGRFSIDLNVDEVYTLTTLKTGWKCGYPEPPPPQPFPCIYSDDFNIRNPPFSEAPNFADQTGVFEYFVNASDPGDHVFTLRQVVVQRPITWVSDADQTISVIGNFKWVNMTVTCDIYIEKPRDGGVFIAGRVDNGGIYVRDSKGVFFWVFADGTYRVTSDLVNPYLMPNC from the exons ATGGGCTGCGcggctctgctctggggcacgATCCTGCTGGCCTGCAGCTGCGGCCCGGGGCCCCCCGGGGTCGGTGCCGCTCCGCTCTCGACGGCCACCTACGTGCTGGACGATGCCAacgggctgggcagggagtTCGACGGGATCGGGGCTGTCAGCGGCGGCGGG gCCACATCTAGACTCCTGGTGAACTACCCAGAGCCTTATCGCTCTGAGATTTTAGACTATCTGTTCAAG CCAAATTTTGGTGCTTCTTTACATATTCTCAAGGTAGAGATTGGAGGTGATGCACAGTCGACAG ATGGTACTGAACCCTCCCATATGCACTATGAAAATGATGAGAACTACTTCCGGGGCTATGAATGGTGGCTGATGAAAGAAGCTAAAAAGAGGAACCCCAACATTAAACTGATTG GGTTACCTTGGGCATTTCCAGGATGGATAGGGAAGGGTGAAAATTGGCCCTATGACTATCCAGATATCACTGCTTACTATATTGTTTCTTGGATATTAGGAGCAAAACAGTATCATGATTTGGACATTGATTATATTGGG ATATGGAATGAAAGGGCATTTAGTAGCAAATACATTAAG ctgttGAGGTACACATTGGATAAGCATGGTCTGGAGCAGGTGAGGATCATAGCCAGCGATAGACTGTGGGAGCCCATTTCCTTTGTCATGATGATTGACTCTGAGCTCCACGGAGTGGTCGATGTCATTGG AGCTCATTATCCTGGGacaaaaacagtgaaaaatgcCATATTAACTGGGAAGAAACTGTGGTCATCAGAAGATTACAGTACTTTCAATAATGACGTTGGTGCAGGCTGCTGGGCTCGGATCCTGAACCAAAACTATGTGAATGGAAACATGACCTC AACAATTGCATGGAACTTGGTGGCTAGTTATTATGAGGAGCTGCCCTTTGGTAGATGTGGATTAATGACAGCACAGGAGCCATGGAGTGGCCACTATAAAGTTGAATCTCCTATCTGGATTACAG CACACACCACACAGTTTACTCAGCCTGGCTGGTCATACTTGCAAGTGGATGGACACTTGGAAGGAGGTGGCAGTTTTgtagctctgacagatggcctAGGGAACCTTACCATCATCATTGAAACTATG agtcATAATCACTCTAAATGTATCAGGCCCCCATTGCCAAATTTCAATGTTATACCTCAGAGAGCAACTTTCTACCTCAGAGGGTCATTT TATATGGTAGAAACCCTTCAAGTATGGCATTCCAGACTTGATTTTGAATCTGGAAAGTCCAGTCTTTTCCAGCAACTCAATCCTTTACAG GTATGGAAGGGAAGATTTTCTATAGACCTAAATGTGGATGAAGTCTACACTTTAACCACACTCAAGACAGGATGGAAATGTGGTTACCcagagcctcctcctcctcagcccttTCCTTGCATTTACAGTGATGATTTCAACATAC GTAACCCACCTTTCAGTGAAGCCCCAAATTTTGCAGATCAGACAGGTGTATTTGAATACTTTGTAAATGCTTCTGACCCAGGAGATCATGTGTTCACACTCCGCCAGGTGGTGGTTCAGCGGCCCATCACTTGGGTTTCTGATGCAGACCAGACCATCAGTGTCATAGGAAATTTTAAGTG GGTAAACATGACAGTCACTTGTGACATCTACATAGAAAAACCTCGTGATGGAGGCGTGTTTATTGCAGGAAGAGTTGACAATGGTGGGATATACGTGCGAGATTCCAAAGGAGTTTTCTTCTGGGTTTTTGCAGATGGCACATACAGAGTCACTAGTGACCTAG TGAATCCTTATCTCATGCCAAATTGCTGA
- the GALC gene encoding galactocerebrosidase isoform X1, which produces MGCAALLWGTILLACSCGPGPPGVGAAPLSTATYVLDDANGLGREFDGIGAVSGGGATSRLLVNYPEPYRSEILDYLFKPNFGASLHILKVEIGGDAQSTDGTEPSHMHYENDENYFRGYEWWLMKEAKKRNPNIKLIGLPWAFPGWIGKGENWPYDYPDITAYYIVSWILGAKQYHDLDIDYIGIWNERAFSSKYIKLLRYTLDKHGLEQVRIIASDRLWEPISFVMMIDSELHGVVDVIGAHYPGTKTVKNAILTGKKLWSSEDYSTFNNDVGAGCWARILNQNYVNGNMTSTIAWNLVASYYEELPFGRCGLMTAQEPWSGHYKVESPIWITAHTTQFTQPGWSYLQVDGHLEGGGSFVALTDGLGNLTIIIETMSHNHSKCIRPPLPNFNVIPQRATFYLRGSFYMVETLQVWHSRLDFESGKSSLFQQLNPLQVWKGRFSIDLNVDEVYTLTTLKTGWKCGYPEPPPPQPFPCIYSDDFNIRNPPFSEAPNFADQTGVFEYFVNASDPGDHVFTLRQVVVQRPITWVSDADQTISVIGNFKWVNMTVTCDIYIEKPRDGGVFIAGRVDNGGIYVRDSKGVFFWVFADGTYRVTSDLAGREILMKGLAGVRDNAWHTLTLNIQGNSASGLLNGYPLWENVTVSNPKNGWAALGTRSFEFAQFDNFHVEAC; this is translated from the exons ATGGGCTGCGcggctctgctctggggcacgATCCTGCTGGCCTGCAGCTGCGGCCCGGGGCCCCCCGGGGTCGGTGCCGCTCCGCTCTCGACGGCCACCTACGTGCTGGACGATGCCAacgggctgggcagggagtTCGACGGGATCGGGGCTGTCAGCGGCGGCGGG gCCACATCTAGACTCCTGGTGAACTACCCAGAGCCTTATCGCTCTGAGATTTTAGACTATCTGTTCAAG CCAAATTTTGGTGCTTCTTTACATATTCTCAAGGTAGAGATTGGAGGTGATGCACAGTCGACAG ATGGTACTGAACCCTCCCATATGCACTATGAAAATGATGAGAACTACTTCCGGGGCTATGAATGGTGGCTGATGAAAGAAGCTAAAAAGAGGAACCCCAACATTAAACTGATTG GGTTACCTTGGGCATTTCCAGGATGGATAGGGAAGGGTGAAAATTGGCCCTATGACTATCCAGATATCACTGCTTACTATATTGTTTCTTGGATATTAGGAGCAAAACAGTATCATGATTTGGACATTGATTATATTGGG ATATGGAATGAAAGGGCATTTAGTAGCAAATACATTAAG ctgttGAGGTACACATTGGATAAGCATGGTCTGGAGCAGGTGAGGATCATAGCCAGCGATAGACTGTGGGAGCCCATTTCCTTTGTCATGATGATTGACTCTGAGCTCCACGGAGTGGTCGATGTCATTGG AGCTCATTATCCTGGGacaaaaacagtgaaaaatgcCATATTAACTGGGAAGAAACTGTGGTCATCAGAAGATTACAGTACTTTCAATAATGACGTTGGTGCAGGCTGCTGGGCTCGGATCCTGAACCAAAACTATGTGAATGGAAACATGACCTC AACAATTGCATGGAACTTGGTGGCTAGTTATTATGAGGAGCTGCCCTTTGGTAGATGTGGATTAATGACAGCACAGGAGCCATGGAGTGGCCACTATAAAGTTGAATCTCCTATCTGGATTACAG CACACACCACACAGTTTACTCAGCCTGGCTGGTCATACTTGCAAGTGGATGGACACTTGGAAGGAGGTGGCAGTTTTgtagctctgacagatggcctAGGGAACCTTACCATCATCATTGAAACTATG agtcATAATCACTCTAAATGTATCAGGCCCCCATTGCCAAATTTCAATGTTATACCTCAGAGAGCAACTTTCTACCTCAGAGGGTCATTT TATATGGTAGAAACCCTTCAAGTATGGCATTCCAGACTTGATTTTGAATCTGGAAAGTCCAGTCTTTTCCAGCAACTCAATCCTTTACAG GTATGGAAGGGAAGATTTTCTATAGACCTAAATGTGGATGAAGTCTACACTTTAACCACACTCAAGACAGGATGGAAATGTGGTTACCcagagcctcctcctcctcagcccttTCCTTGCATTTACAGTGATGATTTCAACATAC GTAACCCACCTTTCAGTGAAGCCCCAAATTTTGCAGATCAGACAGGTGTATTTGAATACTTTGTAAATGCTTCTGACCCAGGAGATCATGTGTTCACACTCCGCCAGGTGGTGGTTCAGCGGCCCATCACTTGGGTTTCTGATGCAGACCAGACCATCAGTGTCATAGGAAATTTTAAGTG GGTAAACATGACAGTCACTTGTGACATCTACATAGAAAAACCTCGTGATGGAGGCGTGTTTATTGCAGGAAGAGTTGACAATGGTGGGATATACGTGCGAGATTCCAAAGGAGTTTTCTTCTGGGTTTTTGCAGATGGCACATACAGAGTCACTAGTGACCTAG CTGGAagagaaatattaatgaaaggACTTGCTGGTGTCCGGGATAATGCATGGCACACACTTACTCTCAACATTCAG ggCAACTCGGCCTCAGGACTGTTGAATGGTTATCCACTCTGGGAGAATGTCACCGTTTCCAACCCAAAGAATGGCTGGGCTGCCCTTGGAACTCGCTCCTTTGAGTTTGCACAGTTTGACAACTTTCATGTTGAAGCTTGCTGA